One Idiomarina loihiensis L2TR genomic window carries:
- a CDS encoding MerR family transcriptional regulator has translation MNNKVTYSIGELAKEFDITTRSIRFYEDEGLLSPRRQGQQRIYTNKDRVRLKLILRGKRLGFSLAETRRLFELYDADNSSAAQLEKVLELVSEKKHSLKQQMEDINVLLTELSGLEQRCQDELENIQSSVSEVHSQESL, from the coding sequence ATGAACAATAAAGTGACCTACAGTATTGGCGAACTGGCAAAAGAATTTGACATTACCACCCGCAGCATTCGTTTTTATGAGGACGAAGGCTTGCTTTCCCCCAGACGCCAGGGGCAACAGCGCATATATACCAACAAAGACCGGGTTCGTTTAAAGCTGATTCTACGCGGCAAACGACTCGGTTTTTCACTGGCCGAAACCCGTCGTTTGTTCGAACTTTACGACGCGGATAATAGCAGTGCGGCCCAGCTCGAAAAGGTACTTGAGCTGGTCAGTGAGAAAAAACACTCACTCAAACAACAAATGGAAGATATTAATGTGTTACTGACCGAACTCAGTGGTCTGGAGCAACGTTGCCAAGACGAGCTCGAGAATATTCAGTCGTCAGTTTCAGAAGTTCATTCTCAGGAGTCGTTATGA
- a CDS encoding isovaleryl-CoA dehydrogenase has translation MISQYTTFNFGLGETADMIREQVNAFARDEIAPRAAEIDEKNEFPGDLWQKLGDMGLLGLTVAEEYGGSGMGYLEHVIAMEEISRASASVGLSYGAHSNLCVNQIHRNGNEEQKQKYLPKLCTGEHVGALAMSEPNAGSDVVSMKLRAEKKGDKYILNGNKMWITNGPEANVFVIYAKTEPEKNSRGITAFIVEKDTPGFSQAQKLDKLGMRGSNTCELVFEDVEVPEENILGELNEGVKVLMSGLDYERAVLAAGPLGIMQACLDTCVPYIHDRKQFGKEIGEFQLIQGKVADMYTRTNAARAYVYAVAQSCDRGETTRKDAAGAILYAAELATQLALDAIQLLGGNGYINEYPTGRLLRDAKLYEIGAGTSEIRRMLIGRELFTESK, from the coding sequence ATGATCAGTCAATATACCACCTTTAACTTTGGTCTCGGCGAAACAGCCGATATGATCCGTGAACAGGTTAATGCCTTCGCGCGTGATGAAATAGCCCCACGCGCCGCCGAAATTGATGAAAAAAATGAATTTCCCGGCGATTTATGGCAGAAACTTGGCGACATGGGTCTGCTGGGCTTAACCGTTGCCGAAGAATATGGTGGTTCCGGCATGGGCTACCTTGAACATGTTATTGCTATGGAAGAAATTAGCCGCGCTTCTGCCTCGGTTGGCTTAAGTTATGGTGCCCATTCAAACCTCTGTGTTAACCAAATTCATCGCAACGGTAACGAAGAACAAAAACAAAAGTATTTGCCTAAACTATGCACCGGTGAGCACGTTGGTGCTTTAGCTATGAGTGAACCTAATGCCGGTTCTGATGTAGTCAGCATGAAATTACGTGCAGAGAAGAAAGGCGACAAGTACATTCTGAACGGTAATAAAATGTGGATCACTAACGGTCCGGAAGCTAATGTCTTTGTCATTTACGCGAAAACCGAACCCGAGAAGAACTCACGGGGCATTACGGCCTTTATCGTTGAAAAAGACACACCAGGATTCAGCCAGGCGCAAAAACTCGACAAACTGGGTATGCGTGGTTCAAATACCTGTGAACTGGTCTTCGAAGACGTCGAAGTCCCCGAAGAAAACATTCTGGGAGAGCTAAACGAAGGCGTTAAAGTGTTGATGAGTGGCCTTGATTACGAGCGCGCTGTTCTTGCAGCGGGTCCTTTAGGCATTATGCAGGCCTGCCTTGATACATGCGTACCTTATATTCATGATCGTAAACAGTTCGGTAAAGAGATCGGCGAATTCCAGCTAATTCAGGGCAAAGTTGCTGATATGTACACTCGCACCAATGCGGCGCGTGCCTACGTTTACGCCGTGGCTCAATCTTGCGACCGTGGCGAGACCACTCGTAAAGATGCCGCCGGAGCAATTCTTTACGCCGCAGAATTAGCCACTCAGCTAGCACTGGACGCTATTCAGTTATTGGGCGGTAACGGCTACATTAACGAGTACCCCACAGGACGCCTGCTACGTGACGCCAAGCTTTATGAAATCGGTGCTGGTACGTCAGAAATTCGCCGTATGCTCATTGGCCGCGAACTGTTCACTGAATCCAAATAA
- a CDS encoding carboxyl transferase domain-containing protein: protein MAILSSKINTRDAQFAANSESMQTVVNDLQEKAAKIHQGGGPKYQERHLSRGKLLPRDRINKLLDAGSPFLEIGQFAAWECYEDYVPSAGVVAGIGQVEGTECMIIANDATVKGGTYYPLTVKKHLRAQEIAERCHLPCIYLVDSGGANLPRQDEVFPDKEHFGRIFFNQANMSAKGIPQIAVVMGLCTAGGAYVPAMADESVIVKEQGTIFLAGPPLVKAATGEEVSAEELGGADVHTRISGVADHFAHNDEHALALARRSVARLNRGEPTKLDRQPAKPPRYDAKELYGIVGTDLRKPYDVHEVIARIVDDSDFDEFKANYGNTLVTGFARIDGYPVGIVANNGILFSESAQKGAHFIELCAQRKIPLVFLQNITGFMVGKKYEAEGIAKHGAKMVMAVSCAKVPKFTVLIGGSYGAGNYGMCGRAYDPTMMFMWPNARISVMGGEQAAGVMAQVTKDNLARKGESLSEEKEQALKKPIVEQYDKQGHPYYASARLWDDGIIDPAQTREVLALSLAASLNAPIEDSRFGVFRM from the coding sequence GTGGCGATTTTATCCAGTAAAATCAACACCCGCGATGCACAATTTGCAGCTAACAGCGAGTCTATGCAGACCGTCGTTAACGACCTGCAGGAAAAAGCGGCAAAAATTCATCAAGGTGGCGGTCCGAAGTATCAGGAGCGCCATTTGTCCCGTGGTAAGTTATTGCCCCGCGACCGTATTAATAAACTACTGGACGCGGGTTCACCGTTTCTGGAAATAGGTCAGTTTGCGGCCTGGGAATGTTACGAAGACTACGTTCCTTCTGCTGGTGTGGTTGCCGGTATTGGTCAGGTTGAAGGCACTGAGTGCATGATCATCGCCAACGACGCCACCGTTAAAGGCGGTACTTATTACCCGCTAACCGTAAAAAAACACCTGCGCGCTCAGGAAATTGCCGAGCGTTGCCACCTGCCTTGTATTTATCTGGTGGACTCTGGCGGTGCTAATCTGCCCCGTCAGGATGAAGTATTCCCGGACAAAGAACACTTTGGTCGCATTTTCTTTAATCAGGCAAATATGTCAGCCAAAGGCATTCCACAAATTGCGGTGGTTATGGGTCTTTGTACCGCAGGCGGTGCTTACGTACCGGCTATGGCCGATGAAAGCGTCATTGTAAAAGAGCAAGGCACTATTTTCCTTGCGGGTCCGCCGTTAGTTAAAGCTGCAACAGGTGAAGAAGTCTCAGCCGAAGAGCTCGGCGGTGCCGATGTGCACACACGCATCTCCGGTGTTGCGGATCATTTTGCTCACAACGACGAACACGCTTTAGCCTTAGCGCGTCGCTCAGTAGCCCGCCTTAACCGCGGTGAACCAACTAAGCTCGACCGCCAGCCAGCCAAACCGCCGCGTTACGACGCAAAAGAGCTGTATGGCATTGTCGGCACTGACTTGCGTAAACCTTATGATGTACACGAAGTGATTGCGCGCATTGTCGATGACTCAGACTTTGACGAATTTAAAGCCAATTATGGCAATACATTGGTGACCGGCTTTGCCCGCATTGACGGCTACCCGGTAGGCATTGTCGCAAACAACGGTATTTTGTTCTCTGAATCGGCACAAAAAGGCGCTCACTTTATTGAGCTTTGCGCCCAGCGCAAAATTCCACTGGTGTTCTTACAAAACATTACCGGCTTTATGGTCGGTAAAAAATACGAAGCCGAAGGCATTGCCAAGCACGGCGCGAAAATGGTGATGGCGGTTTCCTGTGCCAAAGTACCTAAGTTTACCGTGTTAATCGGTGGCAGCTACGGCGCCGGTAACTATGGCATGTGTGGTCGCGCCTATGACCCAACCATGATGTTCATGTGGCCTAATGCCCGTATCTCAGTTATGGGCGGTGAGCAAGCTGCAGGCGTTATGGCGCAGGTGACTAAAGACAACTTAGCCCGTAAAGGCGAAAGCTTAAGTGAAGAGAAAGAACAGGCGCTGAAAAAACCCATTGTTGAGCAGTACGATAAGCAGGGGCACCCCTATTATGCGTCAGCGCGCTTATGGGACGATGGCATTATTGACCCGGCACAAACGCGCGAAGTTCTGGCATTGAGCCTTGCCGCTTCATTAAATGCACCGATTGAAGACAGCCGCTTCGGCGTCTTCCGCATGTAA
- a CDS encoding enoyl-CoA hydratase-related protein codes for MAKYTKLDINDQGVATLTLNRPDVHNAFDDVMIAELLQALKEVEESASARVLVLRSEGKNFSAGADLKWMRSMADKNYQQNVDDAGELGLLMERLDLLSKPSIALVQGAAFGGAVGLAACCDIVLAQPRSSFCLSEVKIGLIPAVISPYVVRTIGERQSRRYMLTAERFFADKAQELGLVNEVVEDFEEPLNKLLEALLANSPQAVDACKQLIRNVGSRPVDKDVREHTIKAIAEIRVSEQGQEGLSAFLEKRPAAWLKQS; via the coding sequence ATGGCAAAATACACCAAGCTTGATATTAACGACCAGGGCGTTGCCACGCTGACATTGAACCGGCCTGACGTTCACAACGCGTTTGACGACGTGATGATCGCAGAGCTGCTGCAGGCGTTAAAAGAAGTTGAAGAAAGTGCCAGCGCGAGAGTGCTGGTGCTTCGCTCAGAAGGTAAAAACTTTTCTGCCGGTGCGGATCTTAAATGGATGCGCTCCATGGCCGATAAAAACTACCAGCAAAACGTGGATGACGCGGGTGAGCTTGGGCTGTTAATGGAGCGTCTGGACTTGCTCAGCAAGCCCAGCATTGCTTTAGTCCAGGGAGCCGCTTTCGGCGGTGCCGTAGGCCTGGCCGCTTGCTGTGACATTGTACTGGCGCAGCCGCGCAGCAGCTTCTGCCTGAGTGAAGTCAAAATTGGGCTTATTCCTGCGGTTATCAGCCCTTATGTTGTGCGTACTATTGGCGAGCGCCAGTCGCGTCGCTATATGCTCACCGCCGAGCGCTTCTTTGCCGACAAAGCACAGGAGCTAGGTCTGGTTAACGAAGTTGTAGAAGATTTCGAGGAGCCACTGAATAAGTTATTAGAAGCTCTTCTAGCCAATAGTCCACAAGCGGTAGACGCCTGTAAGCAACTGATTCGCAATGTTGGTTCACGTCCAGTTGATAAAGACGTGCGTGAACACACCATTAAAGCCATTGCCGAAATTCGCGTGTCGGAACAAGGTCAGGAAGGACTCAGTGCGTTTCTTGAAAAACGCCCCGCCGCCTGGCTTAAACAGAGTTAA
- a CDS encoding acetyl/propionyl/methylcrotonyl-CoA carboxylase subunit alpha yields the protein MIKTLLIANRGEIACRIIATAKKMGIRTVAVFSDADRNSRHVKLADQAVHIGPAASTDSYLRADKIIAAAKQTDAEAIHPGYGFLSENEDFADQCQANDIIFVGPPVSSIAAMGSKSAAKSIMQDAGVPLVPGYHGSEQDIKTLKAEAEKVGFPLLLKAAYGGGGKGMRVVENMGEFDDALNSAKREAKSSFGNDKMLMERFIRNPRHVEIQVFTDEHGNAVYLAERDCSVQRRHQKVLEEAPAPALTEKTRTEMGEAAIRAAQAINYVGAGTVEFLFDQSGEFYFMEMNTRLQVEHPVTEMITGQDLVEWQLLVASGQPLPLAQNDIQVNGHAFEARIYAEDPDNDFLPCTGTIKHLRTPAEENGIRIDTGIEEGDEISAFYDPMIAKLIVWDTDRTRALLRLQKALREYRLTGLTTNVDFLHRLASHPEFVKTNLTTEFIQQHQEELLPDSSVNCQQIATEAALFDICQRQQQRGSSPWQSGNAFRMNSAATHTVPLQFGEETYSISLIETANGEFLQQVDDESIQWQASLTDDKLTLTAGSMRYHRYVSADDQQITVFTDNGPMTFHRHRVTDTLSDEAAHGGHVAPMNGTIMEVLVKKGDTVKKDQPLVIMEAMKMEYTIKAGHEGEVTDVFFAAGDLVSDGDELLTVSEAE from the coding sequence ATGATCAAAACATTATTGATTGCGAACCGTGGTGAAATTGCCTGTCGTATTATTGCCACAGCTAAAAAAATGGGAATTCGCACCGTAGCGGTATTCTCCGATGCCGACCGTAACTCACGCCACGTTAAGCTGGCAGATCAGGCCGTACATATTGGTCCTGCAGCGAGCACGGACAGTTACCTGCGTGCGGACAAAATTATCGCCGCTGCTAAACAAACTGATGCCGAAGCCATTCATCCTGGTTACGGTTTTCTCTCAGAGAACGAAGATTTTGCCGACCAATGTCAGGCTAACGATATAATCTTTGTTGGCCCGCCAGTATCATCCATTGCCGCTATGGGTTCGAAGAGCGCGGCTAAATCCATTATGCAGGACGCCGGCGTACCTCTGGTTCCGGGTTACCACGGAAGCGAGCAGGACATTAAAACGCTAAAAGCAGAAGCTGAAAAAGTGGGTTTCCCGTTACTGCTGAAAGCGGCGTACGGCGGCGGTGGTAAAGGCATGCGTGTGGTCGAAAACATGGGCGAATTCGATGACGCCCTGAATTCCGCCAAACGCGAAGCTAAGTCCTCTTTCGGCAATGATAAAATGCTGATGGAACGTTTTATTCGTAACCCTCGCCACGTAGAGATTCAGGTGTTCACCGATGAACACGGTAACGCCGTTTATCTAGCAGAGCGCGACTGTTCAGTGCAACGCCGTCACCAGAAGGTGCTTGAAGAGGCTCCTGCTCCGGCACTAACCGAGAAAACACGTACCGAAATGGGCGAAGCTGCCATTCGAGCAGCCCAGGCAATAAATTACGTTGGCGCCGGTACGGTTGAGTTTTTGTTCGACCAAAGTGGCGAGTTCTACTTTATGGAGATGAACACTCGCTTACAGGTTGAGCATCCGGTTACGGAGATGATCACCGGCCAGGATTTAGTCGAATGGCAGTTGCTGGTCGCTTCGGGTCAGCCATTACCTCTGGCGCAAAATGACATTCAGGTAAACGGTCACGCGTTTGAGGCACGGATTTACGCCGAAGACCCGGACAACGATTTCTTACCCTGCACAGGTACCATTAAGCATTTACGTACGCCTGCAGAAGAAAACGGCATCCGCATTGACACCGGTATTGAAGAAGGCGATGAGATATCTGCTTTCTATGACCCAATGATAGCTAAGCTGATTGTCTGGGACACCGATCGTACCCGTGCCCTGCTGCGTCTGCAAAAGGCTTTGCGTGAATATCGTTTAACTGGGTTAACGACTAACGTCGACTTTTTGCATCGTTTGGCTTCGCATCCTGAGTTTGTGAAAACAAACCTGACAACCGAATTTATCCAGCAACATCAGGAAGAGCTTCTGCCCGATAGCTCGGTAAATTGTCAGCAAATTGCAACGGAAGCGGCTTTGTTTGATATTTGTCAGCGCCAACAACAGCGTGGCAGTTCACCATGGCAAAGTGGTAATGCATTTAGAATGAACTCAGCGGCGACACATACGGTTCCACTGCAATTTGGCGAAGAAACCTACTCCATTTCACTAATAGAAACCGCTAACGGAGAGTTCCTGCAGCAAGTTGATGACGAAAGCATACAATGGCAGGCATCTTTAACCGACGACAAACTCACTCTGACTGCCGGTAGTATGCGCTATCATCGCTATGTCAGTGCCGACGACCAGCAAATTACCGTATTCACCGATAACGGCCCTATGACTTTCCATCGACACCGCGTGACTGATACGCTGTCGGATGAAGCGGCCCATGGTGGTCACGTTGCCCCAATGAACGGGACCATCATGGAAGTACTGGTCAAAAAAGGCGATACAGTCAAGAAAGATCAACCGCTGGTCATTATGGAAGCCATGAAAATGGAGTACACCATTAAAGCTGGCCATGAAGGTGAAGTCACCGACGTCTTTTTCGCCGCGGGGGATTTGGTCAGCGACGGCGATGAACTGCTTACAGTGAGCGAAGCCGAATAA
- a CDS encoding hydroxymethylglutaryl-CoA lyase yields the protein MAIAEQIKIVEVGPRDGLQNEAAVSVDAKVALIEALAEAGVSYIESASFVSPKWVPQMADSPAVMKQIKRRPGVTYAGLTPNLKGFEAAVAVNMDEVAVFGAASEAFAQKNINCSIDESLERFKPVIAAAKEKGIPVRGYVSCVLGCPYQGEVPVENVVKVAEALYHMGCYEVSLGDTIGVGTPLKAQEMLAAVAEKVPMDKLALHFHNTYGQALANIIACLPLGVATIDSAVAGLGGCPYAKGASGNVATEDVVYMLNGMGIKTGIDLNKLIAAGADICQHLAHGPRSQVAVAELAKA from the coding sequence ATGGCAATTGCAGAACAGATAAAAATCGTCGAAGTTGGTCCTCGTGACGGCTTGCAAAATGAAGCAGCTGTTTCTGTCGATGCAAAAGTTGCCTTAATTGAAGCGCTGGCAGAAGCCGGCGTTTCTTACATTGAAAGTGCCAGCTTTGTCAGCCCCAAATGGGTGCCGCAAATGGCCGACAGCCCTGCCGTTATGAAGCAGATTAAGCGTCGCCCTGGAGTGACTTACGCTGGTTTAACGCCCAATTTGAAAGGGTTTGAAGCGGCAGTTGCAGTCAACATGGACGAAGTCGCAGTGTTCGGTGCAGCATCGGAAGCCTTTGCCCAAAAAAATATTAACTGCAGCATCGACGAATCACTGGAGCGTTTTAAGCCAGTTATTGCCGCGGCTAAAGAAAAAGGCATTCCCGTCAGAGGTTATGTTTCCTGCGTTTTGGGTTGCCCTTACCAGGGTGAGGTTCCGGTAGAAAATGTGGTTAAAGTTGCAGAAGCTTTATACCACATGGGCTGTTATGAAGTATCGCTGGGCGACACCATAGGCGTCGGTACACCGCTAAAAGCTCAGGAAATGCTTGCTGCGGTGGCGGAAAAAGTCCCCATGGACAAACTGGCGCTGCATTTTCACAATACATACGGACAAGCTTTGGCCAATATCATAGCCTGCCTGCCACTAGGTGTAGCCACCATTGACTCGGCCGTAGCTGGCCTGGGTGGTTGCCCATACGCTAAAGGCGCCAGTGGCAATGTTGCCACCGAAGACGTGGTTTACATGTTAAATGGTATGGGCATTAAAACCGGTATTGACCTGAACAAGTTAATCGCGGCCGGAGCCGATATTTGTCAGCATTTAGCGCATGGCCCCCGCTCTCAGGTCGCAGTAGCAGAATTGGCAAAAGCTTAA
- a CDS encoding acetoacetate--CoA ligase translates to MTSEALWQPSADTIANARMTDFLQQVNTEEAAALANYHDLYQWSVENDESFWSMVWDYFDVIGEKGSTIVTDKEKMPGAQWFPEASLNFAENLLRHKDDHIALIFRGENGTRQQLTYAELNHEVAAFAEGLRQRGVEAGDRVAAMMPNCIETIIGMLATTSIGAIWSSCSPDFGVQGVLDRFGQIEPKVLITVDGYFYNGKNLNIKSKTADIIKQIPSIEATVLVNFSEQKDRIKGDKIFSWSDFGDAEKTQIDFAPRNFNDPLYIMFSSGTTGVPKCIVHGTGGTLLQHLKEHGLHTDLDRDDNLFYFTTCGWMMWNWLVSGLAVGATLTLFDGSPFAPKPEFLWDVADEEGITVFGTSAKYLAALEKEGVKPGESHNLEKLRSILTTGSVLPPESFDYVYRDIKKDLCLSSISGGTDIVSCFALGCPILPVYRGELQCRGLGLAVNVYDENGKPVKGEKGELVCENSFPCMPVSFWNDENGERYFNAYFDRFKNTWAHGDFAELTENNGVIIYGRSDAVLNPGGVRIGTAEIYRQVEKVEEVLESIAIGQQYEDDERVILFVKLRDGIELSDELRQTIAKTIRANATPRHVPAVILQVEDIPRTISGKIVELAVRNVVHGEPVKNTDALANPEALDYFRDREELR, encoded by the coding sequence ATGACTTCAGAAGCTTTATGGCAACCGTCAGCAGATACCATTGCTAATGCCCGCATGACAGACTTTCTACAACAAGTGAATACAGAAGAAGCCGCTGCGCTGGCCAATTATCACGACCTTTATCAGTGGTCCGTCGAGAACGACGAAAGTTTCTGGTCTATGGTGTGGGATTACTTTGATGTTATTGGTGAAAAAGGCTCTACGATAGTTACCGATAAAGAAAAAATGCCCGGTGCTCAATGGTTTCCTGAAGCCAGCCTGAATTTTGCCGAAAACCTGTTGCGTCATAAAGACGATCATATTGCTCTAATTTTTCGCGGTGAGAATGGCACACGCCAGCAGTTAACTTATGCCGAACTCAACCACGAAGTTGCCGCTTTTGCCGAAGGTCTACGCCAACGCGGAGTTGAAGCCGGTGACCGTGTTGCCGCCATGATGCCTAACTGCATTGAGACCATAATTGGTATGCTGGCAACCACCAGCATCGGCGCTATCTGGTCGTCTTGCTCGCCAGACTTTGGCGTTCAGGGCGTGCTTGACCGTTTCGGTCAAATAGAACCTAAAGTTCTGATTACTGTTGATGGTTATTTTTATAACGGCAAAAACCTCAACATAAAGAGCAAAACCGCCGATATCATTAAACAAATTCCCAGCATTGAAGCCACGGTGTTGGTTAATTTCAGCGAACAAAAAGATCGCATAAAAGGCGACAAAATATTTTCATGGAGTGATTTTGGCGACGCTGAAAAGACCCAGATAGATTTCGCTCCACGCAACTTTAATGACCCGCTCTATATTATGTTTTCATCAGGTACTACGGGCGTACCTAAGTGCATTGTTCATGGTACGGGTGGTACCTTATTGCAGCACTTAAAAGAGCACGGTCTGCATACCGACTTAGATCGTGACGACAATCTGTTTTACTTCACCACCTGTGGCTGGATGATGTGGAACTGGCTGGTCAGTGGACTGGCAGTGGGCGCAACCCTGACCTTATTCGACGGTTCACCTTTTGCACCTAAACCTGAGTTTTTATGGGATGTGGCTGACGAAGAAGGCATTACCGTATTTGGTACCAGCGCCAAATATTTAGCAGCGCTTGAAAAAGAAGGCGTTAAACCGGGAGAAAGCCATAACCTGGAAAAGCTGCGCAGCATCTTAACCACGGGGTCGGTACTACCACCAGAAAGCTTTGACTACGTTTACCGCGACATTAAAAAAGACCTGTGTCTGTCCTCAATATCAGGCGGTACGGACATTGTCTCCTGCTTTGCCCTTGGCTGCCCTATTCTGCCGGTTTACCGGGGCGAATTACAATGTCGGGGCCTTGGTTTAGCCGTTAACGTTTATGACGAGAACGGAAAGCCGGTTAAAGGCGAAAAAGGCGAACTGGTTTGTGAAAACTCATTCCCCTGCATGCCCGTAAGCTTCTGGAACGACGAGAATGGCGAACGCTACTTCAACGCGTATTTCGATAGATTTAAAAATACCTGGGCACATGGTGACTTTGCTGAGCTCACCGAGAACAACGGCGTTATTATTTACGGCCGTTCCGATGCCGTTCTTAACCCGGGCGGCGTACGTATTGGCACCGCTGAAATTTACCGTCAGGTAGAAAAGGTTGAGGAAGTATTGGAAAGTATTGCTATCGGTCAGCAATACGAAGATGACGAGCGCGTCATTCTTTTTGTAAAACTCAGAGATGGCATAGAGCTTAGCGACGAACTTCGTCAAACCATTGCAAAAACCATTCGGGCCAACGCGACTCCGCGGCACGTACCTGCCGTAATTTTGCAGGTTGAGGACATACCCCGTACTATAAGCGGTAAGATAGTCGAATTAGCGGTACGTAATGTGGTTCACGGCGAGCCCGTGAAAAACACGGATGCTCTGGCAAACCCAGAGGCACTGGATTACTTCCGTGATAGAGAGGAGTTGCGTTAA